A genomic segment from Bacillus rossius redtenbacheri isolate Brsri chromosome 5, Brsri_v3, whole genome shotgun sequence encodes:
- the LOC134532301 gene encoding zinc finger protein 120-like, protein MADEYECRQRKKAKMADEYECRQRKKAKMADEYECRQRKKAKMADEYECRQRKKAKMADEYECRQRKKAKMADEYECRQRKKAKMADEYECRQRKKAKMADEYECRQRKKAKMADEYECRQRKKAMIADEYECRQRKKAKMADEYECRQRKKAKMADEYECRQRKKAKMADEYECRQRKKAMIGDEYECRQRKKAKMADEYECRAEEET, encoded by the coding sequence ATGGCGGACGAGTACGAGTGCAGGCAGaggaagaaagctaagatggcggacgagTACGAGTGCAGGCAGaggaagaaagctaagatggcggacgagTACGAGTGCAGGCAGaggaagaaagctaagatggcggacgagTACGAGTGCAGGCAGaggaagaaagctaagatggcggacgagTACGAGTGCAGGCAGaggaagaaagctaagatggcggacgagTACGAGTGCAGGCAGaggaagaaagctaagatggcggacgagTACGAGTGCAGGCAGaggaagaaagctaagatggcggacgagTACGAGTGCAGGCAGaggaagaaagctaagatggcggacgagTACGAGTGCAGGCAGAGGAAGAAAGCTATGATTGCGGACGAGTACGAGTGCAGGCAGaggaagaaagctaagatggcggacgagTACGAGTGCAGGCAGaggaagaaagctaagatggcggacgagTACGAGTGCAGGCAGaggaagaaagctaagatggcggacgagTACGAGTGCAGGCAGAGGAAGAAAGCTATGATTGGGGACGAGTACGAGTGCAGGCAGaggaagaaagctaagatggcggacgagTACGAGTGCAGGGCAGAGGAAGAAacctaa